From a region of the Triticum aestivum cultivar Chinese Spring chromosome 7D, IWGSC CS RefSeq v2.1, whole genome shotgun sequence genome:
- the LOC123165614 gene encoding probable WRKY transcription factor 19, producing the protein MSGPPVFSVLQGSNTTHSIKGQQISMIGNGHSFQQGVYVMDPSSFNQGIYAEKQSSFAERANMIQLNNFMADNSSPAGNRCQRLGCNEVVEGQTAFCKSHRLGQQCQMIGCPQIPPNGVALCMSHGGGHPGSSAVPLTESEGSMKYEGDGQFRVMENAMGSTVMPNPDGEVVMCKYEGCSKRSQGNTVYCKVHSGGSKACMVQGCTKGAHGGTPMCIAHGGGKRCSVAGCRNAACGSSQGRTDCCVRHGGGKRCKHDGCGKGAQGNTDFCIGHGGGRRCKFEGCGKSAQGRSDNCIKHGGGRRCKFEGCSASAKWGVDFCSAHRKSMLGEGDTADGAPKPKRRAKKSGTKKAERAKRAKKTVDPAGPSSGDVTMPAVLSADMPEMGAIHVAAPVSDRPKSPETAIGLQQPPLQLQEPPPLQSPAPSGLAASAEEGLPATGSVFFGL; encoded by the exons ATGTCTGGCCCACCTGTTTTTTCTGTGTTACAGGGTAGCAATACAACCCACAGCATAAAAG GGCAACAAATCTCAATGATTGGGAATGGTCATTCTTTTCAGCAAGGG GTGTATGTCATGGACCCTTCTTCTTTTAACCAAG GTATTTATGCTGAGAAGCAAAGCAGTTTCGCGGAGCGTGCCAATATGATACAGTTAAAT AACTTCATGGCAGACAATTCTTCGCCTG CTGGAAACCGCTGCCAGAGACTTGGGTGTAATGAAGTTGTTGAAGGCCAGACAGCGTTCTGCAAAAGCCACCGTTTAGGCCAACAATGCCAGATGATTGGCTGCCCTCAGATCCCACCAAATGGCGTAGCTTTGTGCATGTCCCATGGTGGAGGCCATCCTGGTTCCAGTGCAGTACCACTCACTGAATCTGAAGGTTCAATGAAGTACGAAGGAGATGGACAATTTAGAGTGATGGAAAATGCTATGGGTAGCACAGTCATGCCTAATCCTGATGGCGAAGTTGTGATGTGCAAGTACGAAGGATGTAGCAAACGATCCCAGGGAAATACTGTGTATTGCAAGGTCCACAGTGGTGGTTCAAAGGCCTGTATGGTTCAAGGTTGTACCAAGGGAGCACATGGAGGCACTCCTATGTGCATTGCTCATGGAGGAGGCAAGCGCTGTTCCGTTGCTGGATGCCGCAATGCTGCATGCGGAAGCAGTCAAGGTCGCACTGACTGCTGCGTGAGGCACGGTGGTGGCAAGAGGTGCAAACATGATGGATGTGGAAAGGGTGCTCAAGGGAACACAGATTTTTGCATTGGACACGGTGGGGGGAGGCGGTGCAAGTTTGAAGGATGTGGAAAGAGTGCACAAGGGCGGAGTGATAACTGCATCAAACATGGTGGTGGCAGACGCTGCAAGTTTGAAGGATGCAGCGCCAGCGCAAAATGGGGTGTGGATTTCTGCTCTGCACACAGGAAGAGCATGCTGGGTGAAGGTGATACTGCCGATGGAGCACCAAAGCCGAAACGTCGGGCCAAGAAGTCTGGGACGAAGAAGGCCGAGAGGGCCAAGAGGGCAAAGAAGACGGTTGATCCAGCTGGTCCCTCCAGCGGGGATGTTACCATGCCCGCTGTACTTTCTGCTGACATGCCCGAGATGGGCGCTATCCATGTCGCCGCCCCCGTTTCGGACCGTCCCAAATCACCTGAGACCGCTATAGGGCTTCAACAGCCACCGCTTCAGCTTCAAGAACCACCGCCGCTTCAGTCCCCGGCTCCATCTGGATTGGCCGCCTCAGCAGAGGAAGGTCTGCCAGCAACAGGTAGTGTATTCTTTGGTTTATAG